A DNA window from Salvelinus namaycush isolate Seneca chromosome 30, SaNama_1.0, whole genome shotgun sequence contains the following coding sequences:
- the LOC120025256 gene encoding UDP-glucuronosyltransferase 2A1-like has product MKVIIEALHSRGHSVSVVRPSASWYIKETSPHYSSITIDIPGGADEEFFRSFVSRLIQIKREGNSAWTRFSLDMELKDGLFEIHRKVCEMVIQMLENKQLMQSIRETKYDLVLTDPLSGGGVVLAHYLNVPLVFNVRWTIAGEGHFVIAPSPLSYVPFPAAELTDKMSFFERVRNILVYVIRQYLYRQTTRPHYSALVSRYFGPEVDYFSLFQAADLWLMRVDFVFEFPRPTMPNVIYMGGFQCKPAKPLPQELEEFVQSSGVQGIIIMSLGTLIGQLPHDIADEIAAAFAQLPQKVIWRYKGERPATLGNNTLLVDWMPQNDLLGHPKTRLFVAHGGTNGIFEAIYHGVPIVGLPLVFDQPDNLSRMKVKGVAKVVDLATLDRNIFSQALQEVLNEPSYRTNMQRLSRLHRDVPMEPLDTALFWIEFVMRHKGAAHLRTESYRMPWYSYHSVDVMVFLLAVVLFTLLVFIGIIRCFCCRSYLKIKMKEE; this is encoded by the coding sequence ATGAAGGTCATTATTGAAGCGTTGCATTCAAGAGGTCACAGTGTGTCAGTAGTACGGCCATCAGCCAGCTGGTACATCAAGGAGACCTCCCCTCACTACAGTTCAATCACAATTGATATTCCAGGTGGAGCTGATGAGGAATTCTTTCGCTCATTTGTGTCAAGACTAatacagataaagagagagggaaactCTGCTTGGACTCGTTTTAGTTTGGACATGGAGTTGAAGGACGGGTTATTTGAAATCCACCGCAAAGTGTGTGAGATGGTAATCCAAATGTTAGAGAATAAACAGTTGATGCAGTCTATTAGAGAAACCAAGTATGACTTGGTTCTGACAGACCCATTAAGTGGGGGAGGCGTTGTGCTGGCGCACTATTTAAATGTGCCCCTTGTTTTCAATGTTAGATGGACTATAGCTGGTGAGGGTCATTTTGTTATTGCTCCCTCTCCGCTATCTTATGTTCCATTTCCTGCTGCAGAGTTAACAGACAAGATGAGTTTCTTTGAGCGTGTCCGTAACATCCTTGTTTATGTCATCAGACAGTATCTGTACAGACAGACAACGAGACCTCATTATTCCGCTTTGGTTAGTCGTTACTTTGGTCCTGAGGTCGACTACTTCTCATTGTTTCAAGCTGCTGATTTATGGCTCATGAGAGTTGACTTTGTGTTTGAGTTCCCTCGTCCCACCATGCCTAATGTTATCTATATGGGAGGGTTCCAATGTAAACCTGCCAAGCCTCTTCCCCAAGAACTGGAGGAGTTTGTTCAGAGTTCTGGGGTGCAGGGCATCATTATCATGTCTTTGGGGACTTTAATTGGACAACTTCCACATGATATAGCTGATGAGATAGCTGCTGCTTTTGCCCAACTGCCTCAGAAGGTAATCTGGAGGTACAAAGGAGAAAGGCCAGCTACTCTGGGAAACAACACCTTACTAGTTGACTGGATGCCTCAGAATGATCTGTTAGGACACCCTAAGACAAGGCTGTTTGTAGCTCACGGAGGAACAAATGGGATTTTCGAGGCTATCTACCACGGTGTTCCAATAGTAGGCCTTCCTCTAGTGTTCGACCAACCTGACAATCTTTCTAGAATGAAAGTGAAGGGTGTAGCAAAGGTTGTGGATTTAGCAACACTAGATAGAAACATATTCTCCCAGGCCTTACAGGAAGTTCTGAATGAGCCATCCTACAGGACGAACATGCAGAGACTCTCCAGGCTACACAGGGACGTGCCAATGGAGCCCCTGGACACTGCCCTCTTCTGGATTGAGTTTGTCATGAGACACAAAGGTGCTGCTCACCTGCGTACTGAGTCCTACAGAATGCCCTGGTACTCGTACCACTCTGTAGATGTAATGGTGTTTTTACTGGCTGTTGTGTTATTTACTCTGCTGGTTTTCATTGGCATTATCAGATGTTTCTGTTGCAGGTCATATTTGAAAATTAAAATGAAAGAGGAATGA
- the LOC120025253 gene encoding UDP-glucuronosyltransferase 2C1-like, whose translation MHAYVKQLVKMCLPSIFIVTLLTLSIPAVHGGKVLVFPQDGSHWVNMKVIIEALHSRGHSVSVVRPSASWYIKETSPHYSSITIDIPGGADEEFFRSFVSRLIQIKREGNSAWTRFSLDMELKNGFFEIHRKVCEMVIKMLENKQLMQSIRETKYDLVLTDPLNGGGVVLAHYLNVPLVFNVRWTIAGEGHFVIAPSPLSYVPIPAAELTDKMSFFQRVRNILVYVIRQYLYRQTVGPHYSALVSRYFGPEVDYFSLFQAADLWLMRVDFVFEFPRPTMPNVIYMGGFQCKPAKPLPQELEEFVQSSGVQGIIIMSLGTLIGQLPHDIADEIAAAFAQLPQKVIWRYKGERPATLGNNTLLVDWMPQNDLLGHPKTRLFVAHGGTNGIFEAIYHGVPIVGLPLVFDQPDNLSRMKVKGVAKVVDLATLDRNIFSQALQEVLNEPSYRTNMQRLSRLHRDVPMEPLDTALFWIEFVMRHKGAAHLRTESYRIPWYSSHSVDVMVFLLTVVLLILLITVALIRCLYFRMCSRQKIKHE comes from the coding sequence ATGCATGCTTATGTGAAGCAGCTAGTGAAGATGTGTCTCCCTAGTATCTTCATTGTTACCCTGTTGACCCTCTCAATTCCTGCTGTCCATGGTGGGAAAGTCCTGGTGTTTCCTCAAGACGGCAGCCACTGGGTCAACATGAAGGTCATTATTGAAGCGTTGCATTCAAGAGGTCACAGTGTGTCAGTAGTACGGCCATCAGCCAGCTGGTACATCAAGGAGACCTCCCCTCACTACAGTTCAATCACAATTGATATTCCAGGTGGAGCTGATGAGGAATTCTTTCGCTCATTTGTGTCAAGACTAatacagataaagagagagggaaactCTGCTTGGACTCGTTTTAGTTTGGACATGGAGTTGAAGAATGGGTTTTTTGAAATCCACCGCAAAGTGTGTGAGATGGTAATCAAAATGTTAGAGAATAAACAGTTGATGCAGTCTATTAGAGAAACCAAGTATGACTTGGTTCTGACAGACCCATTAAATGGGGGAGGCGTTGTGCTGGCACACTATTTAAATGTGCCCCTTGTTTTCAATGTTAGATGGACTATAGCTGGTGAGGGTCATTTTGTTATTGCTCCCTCTCCGCTATCTTATGTTCCAATTCCTGCTGCAGAGTTAACAGACAAGATGAGTTTTTTTCAGAGGGTCCGTAACATCCTTGTTTATGTCATCAGGCAGtatctgtacagacagacagtgggGCCTCATTATTCCGCTTTGGTTAGTCGTTACTTTGGTCCTGAGGTCGACTACTTCTCATTGTTTCAAGCTGCTGATTTATGGCTCATGAGAGTTGACTTTGTGTTTGAGTTCCCTCGTCCCACCATGCCTAATGTTATCTATATGGGAGGGTTCCAATGTAAACCTGCCAAGCCTCTTCCCCAAGAACTGGAGGAGTTTGTTCAGAGTTCTGGGGTGCAGGGCATCATTATCATGTCTTTGGGGACTTTAATTGGACAACTTCCACATGATATAGCTGATGAGATAGCTGCTGCTTTTGCCCAACTGCCTCAGAAGGTAATCTGGAGGTACAAAGGAGAAAGGCCAGCTACTCTGGGAAACAACACCTTACTAGTTGACTGGATGCCTCAGAATGATCTGTTAGGACACCCTAAGACAAGGCTGTTTGTAGCTCACGGAGGAACAAATGGGATTTTCGAGGCTATCTACCACGGTGTTCCAATAGTAGGCCTTCCTCTAGTGTTCGACCAACCTGACAATCTTTCTAGAATGAAAGTGAAGGGTGTAGCAAAGGTTGTGGATTTAGCAACACTAGATAGAAACATATTCTCCCAGGCCTTACAGGAAGTTCTGAATGAGCCATCCTACAGGACGAACATGCAGAGACTCTCCAGGCTACACAGGGACGTGCCAATGGAGCCCCTGGACACTGCCCTCTTCTGGATTGAGTTTGTCATGAGACACAAAGGTGCAGCTCACCTGCGTACAGAGTCCTACAGAATCCCCTGGTACTCCTCCCACTCTGTAGATGTAATGGTGTTTTTACTGACTGTTGTGCTTCTTATTCTGCTGATTACTGTTGCCTTGATCAGGTGTTTATACTTCAGGATGTGTAGTAGACAAAAAATTAAACATGAATGA